Proteins encoded by one window of Pseudorca crassidens isolate mPseCra1 chromosome 3, mPseCra1.hap1, whole genome shotgun sequence:
- the NREP gene encoding neuronal regeneration-related protein — MVSYPELSVWVSQEPFPNKEMEGRLPKGRLPVPKEVSRKKDGQTEAASLHPLGSSELHSPGISYLLSF; from the exons GTTTCTTACCCAGAGCTTTCTGTCTGGGTCAGTCAAGAACCATTTCCAAACAAGGAAATGGAGGGAAGGCTTCCTAAG ggaagacttcctgtcCCAAAGGAAGTGAGCCGCAAGAAGGATGGCCAGACCGAGGCTGCCTCCCTGCATCCACTTGGCAGCAGTGAGCTCCACTCCCCGGGAATCAGTTACCTCCTCTCTTTTTAA